CGTGGGGCGCCTACCTGGGCGAAGAAGGCCTGGAAAAAGGCATCCGCGTGAAGACCAGTTCCTTCACCCGCCACCACGTGAACATCACCATGTGCAAGGCCAAGGCCAACGGCAACTACATGAACTCCATCCTGGCCAATAACGAAGCCACCGCCGACGGCTACGACGAAGCGCTACTGCTGGACGTGGACGGCTTCGTGGCCGAAGGCTCCGGCGAGAACATCTTCATCGTCCGCAAGGGCAAGCTGTACACCCCGGACCTGACCAGCGCGCTGGAAGGCATCACCCGCGACACCGTGGTGCAGATCGCCACCGAAATGGGCCTGCAGATAATCGAGAAGCGCATCACCCGCGACGAAGTCTACAGCGCCGACGAGGCCTTCTTCACCGGCACCGCCGCCGAAGTCACCCCGATCCGCGAGCTGGACCGCCGCGACATCGGCGAAGGCAAGCGCGGCCCGATTACCGCCGAGATCCAGAAACGCTACTTCGACTGCGTGAAGGGCCTCGACAGCAGCAAACAGCACTGGCTGACCTACGTCGGCTGATTTACGACTCTCGCGGCGGCCCCGGCCGCCGATTTTCGACCACACCGAAAGCAAGCTAGCATGGCTGAACTGAAAGAAAACACCGCCCGCGTCATCGAAGTTACCGCCAAGGACCTGCCGCTGCACTGCCCGACTCCGGACCAGGTCCAGTGGAACTCCCATCCGCGCGTGTTCCTGCCCATCGTCAAGAACGGCGGCGAAGCGCTGTGCCCGTACTGCGGCACCCGCTACAAGCTGACCGGCCCGCTGCCGCATGGCCATCACTAAGCCATTCAACCCATAGCCTGACTGAAGGTGTAGCCTTGCTGCACCTTTTTTGCTTCTGTACATGATCAAGAAAATACTGGTGATCGGCCCCTCCTGGGTGGGCGACAGCGTCATGGCGCAACCGCTGTACCGGCGGCTGCACGAACGCCACCCTGGCCTGGAACTGCATGTGTTCGCCCCGGCGTGGACCTTGCCGCTGCTGTCGCGCATGCCGGAAGTGGCCAAGGCGCATCTCAACCCCTTCGGCCACGGCCAGCTGCGGCTGAAGGAGCGCTGGAAAGTGGCGCGCCAGCTGCACAGCGAACATTTCGACCAGGTGGTGGTGCTGCCCAATTCGCTGAAGGCGGCGCTGATCCCCTTCCTGGCCGGCATCCCCAAGCGCACCGGCTTTACCGGCGAGCTGCGCTACGGCCTGCTCAACGACACCCGCGACCTGGACGAACACGAACTACCCACCATGGTGGAGCGCTTCTGCGCACTGGCCGAAGCACCGGGCCAGGCGCTGCCGCGCCCGATACCGCATCCGCGGCTGGCCTCGCGCCGCGAGCAGCAGGAGGCCACCGCCCGCAAGCTGGGCATCGACCTCGCCCTGCCCATCGTGGCCATGTGCCCCGGCGCCGAGTACGGCCCGGCCAAGCGCTGGCCGGCGCGCCATTTTGCCGAGCTGGCCCGCCGCTACCGCGCTGCCGGTTACCAGGTATGCCTGTTCGGCTCGCCCAAGGACCAGGAAATCGGCGACGAAATCGCCAGCCTGGCAGAAGGCGCTGCGGCCAACCTGTGCGGCAAGACCGGCCTGGAAGAAGCCATCGACCTGATGGGTCTGGCCAAGCTGGCCATCTGCAACGACTCCGGCCTGATGCACGTAGCCGCGGCACTGGACGTGCCGCTGGTCGGCATCTACGGCTCCTCCAGCCCGGATTTCACCCCGCCGCTGAGCAACAAGGCCGCCATCGTGTCGCTCAATATGGACTGCAGCCCCTGTTTCGAGCGCAACTGCCCGTACAAGCACACGCTCTGCCTGGAAAACCTGCACCCGGCACAGGTGTGGCAGGCAGCCGAAAACCTATTGCAACCGAAGTCACCGCAAGCCACTTCGCAAGACTGACACCATGAACCGCAACGACATCCCCGCCACACCGGAAGAAAACAGCCGTCGCATGGAGCTGGTGCGCGCCGCTGCCCGCCTGTTCCGGGACCAGGGCTACGAACGCACCACCGTGCGCGACCTGGGCAATGCAGTCGGCCTGCAGTCCGGCAGCCTGTTCTATCACTTCCGTACCAAGGAAGAGATCCTGGTTGCCGTCATGGCGCTGGGCATCACCGCCACCACCGAGCAGCTGGCGGCGGCGCTTGCCGGCGCCAAGGACACCCGCAGCAAGTTGGCCGCACTGTTCCACGTGCACCTGCATTCACTGCTGGGCGACAACCAGGCGGCGCTGGAAGTGATGCTGTACGAGTGGC
This Vogesella sp. LIG4 DNA region includes the following protein-coding sequences:
- a CDS encoding TetR/AcrR family transcriptional regulator; this encodes MNRNDIPATPEENSRRMELVRAAARLFRDQGYERTTVRDLGNAVGLQSGSLFYHFRTKEEILVAVMALGITATTEQLAAALAGAKDTRSKLAALFHVHLHSLLGDNQAALEVMLYEWRSVSPAAKPGLIVLRDRYEELWQQVLDQAAAEGLVKTDTRLLRRTLLGSLHWTVQWYRNDGELSVAQLAERMLALVTQEN
- the waaF gene encoding lipopolysaccharide heptosyltransferase II; this encodes MIKKILVIGPSWVGDSVMAQPLYRRLHERHPGLELHVFAPAWTLPLLSRMPEVAKAHLNPFGHGQLRLKERWKVARQLHSEHFDQVVVLPNSLKAALIPFLAGIPKRTGFTGELRYGLLNDTRDLDEHELPTMVERFCALAEAPGQALPRPIPHPRLASRREQQEATARKLGIDLALPIVAMCPGAEYGPAKRWPARHFAELARRYRAAGYQVCLFGSPKDQEIGDEIASLAEGAAANLCGKTGLEEAIDLMGLAKLAICNDSGLMHVAAALDVPLVGIYGSSSPDFTPPLSNKAAIVSLNMDCSPCFERNCPYKHTLCLENLHPAQVWQAAENLLQPKSPQATSQD
- a CDS encoding branched-chain amino acid transaminase, whose amino-acid sequence is MSMADRDGFIWYNGELVEWRNATTHVLTHTLHYGMGVFEGVRAYETAKGPAIFRLQDHTDRLFRSAKILGMNLPFSKEQINQAHLDVVKANKLQSCYFRPMAFYGSGKLGVAPKQDDVQVIVAAWPWGAYLGEEGLEKGIRVKTSSFTRHHVNITMCKAKANGNYMNSILANNEATADGYDEALLLDVDGFVAEGSGENIFIVRKGKLYTPDLTSALEGITRDTVVQIATEMGLQIIEKRITRDEVYSADEAFFTGTAAEVTPIRELDRRDIGEGKRGPITAEIQKRYFDCVKGLDSSKQHWLTYVG
- a CDS encoding zinc-finger domain-containing protein; the protein is MAELKENTARVIEVTAKDLPLHCPTPDQVQWNSHPRVFLPIVKNGGEALCPYCGTRYKLTGPLPHGHH